A single Gammaproteobacteria bacterium DNA region contains:
- a CDS encoding DUF2461 domain-containing protein has translation MSSPSDPIKLMNRAYFTPATFDFLTELAANNNRDWFTVNKTRYEGDVKASALRFISDFAPHLARISPRFRADPRANGGSLFRIYRDTRFSRDKSPYKTHTGIHFRHEAAKDAHAPGFYLHLEPGSVFVGCGIWRPGGPALRKIREAIDENPDAWLRASRDEGFRASFELEGDSLIRAPKGFSVEHPLIVDLRRKDFIGVAHLSEEAVSSEGFLETFAGLCRDAAPFQRWLCGALGVGY, from the coding sequence GTGTCATCTCCCTCCGATCCCATCAAGCTCATGAACCGCGCCTACTTCACGCCCGCCACGTTCGATTTCCTGACCGAGCTCGCCGCCAACAACAACCGCGACTGGTTCACCGTGAACAAGACGCGTTACGAGGGCGACGTGAAGGCCTCCGCGCTCCGCTTCATCTCGGATTTCGCGCCCCACCTCGCGCGTATCAGCCCCCGCTTCCGCGCGGATCCCCGGGCCAATGGCGGCTCCCTGTTCCGCATCTATCGGGACACGCGCTTCTCCAGGGACAAGAGCCCCTATAAGACTCACACGGGCATCCACTTCAGGCATGAGGCGGCGAAGGACGCGCACGCCCCCGGCTTCTACCTGCATCTTGAGCCCGGCAGCGTCTTCGTGGGCTGCGGCATTTGGCGGCCCGGGGGTCCCGCGCTGCGGAAGATCCGGGAAGCGATCGACGAAAACCCCGATGCGTGGCTGCGGGCCTCCCGGGACGAGGGCTTTCGGGCGTCGTTCGAGCTTGAAGGCGATTCCCTGATCCGCGCCCCCAAGGGCTTCAGCGTGGAGCATCCGCTCATCGTGGATCTCAGGCGCAAGGACTTCATCGGGGTCGCGCATCTCAGCGAAGAAGCGGTGTCATCGGAAGGGTTTCTGGAGACGTTCGCCGGACTGTGCCGGGACGCCGCGCCGTTCCAGCGCTGGCTGTGCG